From Methylococcus capsulatus:
GACCGTGGCGGCTTTGGTGTCCAGTGGCCGACTGTCGACACCAGCGGTGTAGATGATGCGGCTGGTCGGGGTGGGGTAGAAGAAGTCGGGATGCGATTCGTAGGGGGACATCACCAGGACGTGCGAGAGCCGGTCTTGTGAGCGGCCATACAGTGAGAGGGCGTAGCCGGCATAAAATCCCATGGTCTTACGGCCGCCGGCCAGCGAGACGTGGAGCTGTGCTGCGTCGTCGTCGGTGAAGTGGCGGATCCAGTCGGTGATGGCGTCGGCGGCGGCGATGTTGTCGCTTTCGGTGCGGATGTCGGTGAGCGCTCGCCCGGCGGCGTCTTCGAGGACATGCAGACAGGTTTCGTCGAAGTGCATGGGCGGCAGGGCGTAATCCCGCCGCAGCCAGTGAAACCAGCCGGGCTCATCGCTGAGCAGGGTGAGCTGGGCGCGTTCGACCCCTTCGGCGGTGGAGAGAAGGTGGACCTCGGTCGGCAGGGCATCCTCTGCTCGGTGACGTAGGGCATAGAGGGTTTCGGTGACGACTTGCGGCGTGAGGCCGGTGACTGCGAGCAGAATGCGCCGGGTGTAGCAAAGTGGTGGCGTTTCCATACGATGTGGCTGAGACGAACACGGGGCGGAAGTATGCCGGATCAGGCGTTCGCGGGGGGCTGCGGCAAGTTTGCGGGGGGTTGCCGGGGTCCGGCGGCATCGGAGTTTGCCGGCAGGGCTTCAATCCGGTAGCGCCCCAGTCCCATGCTGGTGGCTTTGCCGGTGTGTGTCCATTGCCCCAGCCAGAGGTAGGGCCAGAAGGGGGCGAGACGGCTGCCGTCGAGGATGAAGCTGCCGAGGAGTCCCCCCATCTGCATGGCGGTGTTCTGCCTGGAGGAATAACGGGTCCAGTCGTACCAGCGCAGTTCGGTATCTTTCAGGGGGACTTGGCGTGCCTGGGTCATGAGATCGGCAAAGTCGGTTTCCAGCGGAGTGTCGGTGTGGAAGTAGCTGAGCATGGAGAGGCGGCGCAGCAGATTGCCGAAGAAGATGGCGAAACCGAATTCGCCAGGGCCGACGTGGTGTTCTTCCCGCCGTAGCCGTAACGGGGTCTGCAACAGGATGCGGCAGCGTTCCGGCAACGGCGGGGTGGCCGGAATGGCGGCGGGCAGCGGCGTGAGCGGCTGTTCGGCGCTCCAGATGGGCAGCGTGTTGCCATTGCCGTCGTGCTGGCGGATGGTCTGGAGTTCGAGCCGGTTGTCGCGTTTGCCGATGCCTTGTCGCCCAGCCTGCTGCAGGGCGTGCACGAGGTAGGGCAGATTACGCTCGGCCCGGCCGATCAGGGTTACACCGATCTGGATGGCTTGTGGCGCGTGGGAGGGCTCAACTTCGAGCACGAAAGGGTGTGGGGCGGCGTCGTATTTCCGCATCTTGCGGGTCCCGGGGGGTGGGGGCGTCTCGAATACGTAAGAATAGACGCAGGCGCGATACAACAGGCACTCTTTGCAGGGGGTGCCGCGGACTACGCATACCGCGCGCTTGAGCGCGCGGCCGAGGGCGCCGCGCCAGGCCGAGCCGGGATAATCGGGCAGCCTGACCGGCTGTTCGGAGGAGAATTCGAAGCGGTAGTGTGCGAGAGGGAGACCAGGCCAAGTCATGATAAGGATGGCGGTGTTGTTGTCGTCACGCCGATCATAACATTCCGGTTCCCGAGCGCTGACCGCCAGCAAGCTTGCCGGTGCTTCCCTCCCGGAAAGTGCGATGCGATGAGCAGGTGGCGCGGAAACGTCTTATGGGTTTCCGCCCATCGCGGTCAGCCGTTGCGGGTTGTCGGCGGTGGAGGGCGGTTGGGGGCCGTTGGCGGCGGCATCGATCAAAGGTTGTGGAAACAAGCCGGCCGCGAGCACCAGTAGCGCTGCGGCGCCCAGCGCGGCGCCGGCCGCCGGATGCAGTGCGATCCGTTGAGCGGCG
This genomic window contains:
- the csm6 gene encoding CRISPR-associated ring nuclease Csm6, with the translated sequence METPPLCYTRRILLAVTGLTPQVVTETLYALRHRAEDALPTEVHLLSTAEGVERAQLTLLSDEPGWFHWLRRDYALPPMHFDETCLHVLEDAAGRALTDIRTESDNIAAADAITDWIRHFTDDDAAQLHVSLAGGRKTMGFYAGYALSLYGRSQDRLSHVLVMSPYESHPDFFYPTPTSRIIYTAGVDSRPLDTKAATVTLADIPFVRLRQNLPKALLKGRSRFSLAVDAAQSALARPELTIDLAHRRIQAGGVSLCLAPTQLAFLAWFARRRLAQAPALVCPPDGVFESEYAREYLDEYMKIIGAMGDGDRTQERLNRGMDKGFFEQTKSKLHRSIDDVLGHAAGPYLVGHDGSRPRRFSLTLPPEAIRFGTIDT
- the cas6 gene encoding CRISPR system precrRNA processing endoribonuclease RAMP protein Cas6, with product MTWPGLPLAHYRFEFSSEQPVRLPDYPGSAWRGALGRALKRAVCVVRGTPCKECLLYRACVYSYVFETPPPPGTRKMRKYDAAPHPFVLEVEPSHAPQAIQIGVTLIGRAERNLPYLVHALQQAGRQGIGKRDNRLELQTIRQHDGNGNTLPIWSAEQPLTPLPAAIPATPPLPERCRILLQTPLRLRREEHHVGPGEFGFAIFFGNLLRRLSMLSYFHTDTPLETDFADLMTQARQVPLKDTELRWYDWTRYSSRQNTAMQMGGLLGSFILDGSRLAPFWPYLWLGQWTHTGKATSMGLGRYRIEALPANSDAAGPRQPPANLPQPPANA